The Mycolicibacterium boenickei genome has a segment encoding these proteins:
- a CDS encoding AraC family transcriptional regulator: MSARTGSSWSADVCHPIHATRVLCEVAAERGVTAARVLAGTGVAPAELDDPDGVIRAHAEILAVRNLQAQLPDVPGLGIDVGGRSALTHMGLFGFAVMSCATLRELFSIGMRYFALTTLQIDLQLFEGAEDCVLELNAGHLPADVQRFFIERDIAGIAATTSSFAYPVVARYADRMLAEVSIGEEVLQPLLTLMPLPNIAFGRAHSRLHFPRAMLDEPLPQADPYTLDLCIAQCDALMQRYEHRRGITAVVRSKLFRDTGGFPSLPEVAAELDVHPRTLRRRLADEGTSFRALVNEARSTLARDLLCNVGLTVDEVSRRLGYTETSTFCHAFKRWHGVPPSTFSQRH, encoded by the coding sequence ATGTCCGCCAGGACGGGTTCATCGTGGTCGGCCGATGTGTGCCATCCGATTCATGCCACCAGGGTGCTGTGCGAGGTGGCAGCGGAGCGCGGCGTGACGGCGGCGCGCGTCCTGGCCGGAACCGGTGTGGCACCAGCGGAACTCGATGACCCCGATGGCGTGATCCGCGCCCATGCCGAGATCCTGGCGGTCCGCAACCTGCAGGCCCAGCTGCCTGACGTACCCGGACTGGGCATCGACGTCGGCGGACGGTCGGCCCTGACGCACATGGGGCTGTTCGGGTTCGCCGTCATGTCGTGTGCCACGCTGCGCGAACTGTTCAGTATCGGGATGCGCTACTTCGCGTTGACCACCCTGCAGATCGATCTGCAGCTGTTCGAAGGCGCCGAGGACTGCGTGCTGGAACTCAACGCCGGCCATCTGCCCGCCGACGTCCAGCGGTTCTTCATCGAACGCGACATTGCCGGGATCGCCGCCACCACAAGCAGTTTCGCGTACCCGGTGGTGGCACGCTATGCCGACCGGATGCTCGCCGAGGTATCCATCGGCGAGGAAGTGCTGCAGCCGCTACTGACCTTGATGCCACTACCGAACATCGCATTCGGCCGCGCCCACTCCCGGTTGCACTTCCCTCGCGCCATGCTCGACGAGCCGCTCCCACAAGCTGATCCATACACCCTCGATCTGTGTATCGCCCAGTGTGATGCGCTGATGCAACGCTACGAGCACCGGCGAGGCATCACCGCTGTGGTGCGCAGCAAGCTATTTCGCGATACCGGAGGGTTTCCCTCCCTGCCTGAGGTGGCAGCCGAGCTCGATGTGCATCCGCGGACACTGCGGCGCCGGCTCGCCGACGAGGGCACCTCATTTCGTGCGCTGGTGAACGAGGCACGGTCCACGCTCGCGCGCGATCTGCTGTGCAACGTCGGGCTGACCGTCGACGAGGTATCGCGCCGTCTCGGCTATACCGAGACCTCGACGTTCTGCCACGCGTTCAAACGCTGGCACGGGGTGCCGCCCAGCACGTTCTCGCAGAGACACTGA